The genomic DNA TGGCGATCTTATCTTCACGTTTTTTCAAAATATCGCTGATCGGTCCCCACGCAAAGTGTTTTAATAGGACCATTAATATCAAAAATGAGCCGCTGACAACGATGATATTACCTAACATCGGATTGCCAACTTCTGCAATTGCCAATTGATTCAGCATAGGTTAGCCTTCCTTTCTCTGAGAATCCAGTTTTCTTAGATTGCGTATTTAATAAAATAATAGATAGCTTTTTTGACTATCGCGCAACCTGAGCATTTTTATTACACACCAAAAACTAGGATCAAGGCGATAACAACACCTAGAATAGGAACGGCTTCGACTAAGGCTACCCCAATAAACATCGTTGTACGTAATTGACCTGACATTTCAGGTTGGCGTGCCATTGATTCGATTGTTTTAGAAATTACTTGACCATTACCGTAACCAGCTCCGATAGCTGCCCCTAAGATTGCGATTGCTGCTGCGATATAATTCATAATTTACTTCCTCCTAAAATAGTTTAAATAGTAATTAAATCTAGTTGTTTTACTCTTCTACTTCGATTTTGTGACTCATATATACCATTGATAAAGTGACAAAGACAAATGCTTGGATGCTTCCGATAAATAATGAGAACGCGATCCAAACCATCTCTAACGGAATTGCTAAAGGCAATGAGAACCAGCCTAAACTTGTCATCATTTTTGCGATTAAAGTTAGCAATACTTCTCCCGCATAAATATTCCCATAAAGACGTAAAGCAAGTGTTAACAAGTTTGTGAACTCTTCGATCACCTTCATTGGAAACATAAAACTATAAGGTTTTAGGAACGAGTTGACAAAGTAACCTTTGAAACCGAGCTTCTTCACCCCGAATAGATGAGTAAGTGTGATCATAATAAATGCCAATGTTAAAGTTACAAACGGGTCTGCTGTCGGACTTTTCCAAAGTGTCGTTTCGCTAGGTAAGACGATTTTTGTAACTAAACCGATATTGTTCGCAACAAAAACGAAGAGAAACAAGGTAAATGCCAATAAATGAAAATTATTCAATTCTTTTCTAGGCACATTATCTGTAACGATCCCTCGTGTAAAATCAATGACCCATTCAAGTGCATTTTGCTTTCCAGTTGGCTTCATCTTTAGATTTCTTGTAAAGAAGTAAACTAAAAAGAAAACGATCAAACAAGTTAACAACACCATCAAACAAACAGTCCCATCAAACCAAACCGGTCCAATGTGGAACGTTAGCGAGCGTTCATCCAATCCATTTCACCTCTTTTCCCCGAATTTCACATAAAATCAATTTCATGTGTGTATCTGGTTTTTCTTTATCGGTTTCTAACCAAACGGTATCATACCACCACGAAATAGAAATTTCAAAGGATTTTCATGAAAATTAGACACTTTTTTATTTCAGTCTAAAAATCAGCAAAAACATGGATGATATGATGCCTGGAAACTCAGAAAAAACCTGTGATAATCATGTTTCATCAGATTAAATGCTAACAAATTTTATCATTAAGTAAATCTAAAAGCACCGAATATGCGAAAAAGGATAATGAAATTATCTAGAGAAATTTTTTAATGTACGATCAATTTGTCGATCCACATCTTTTCGCTTCAGATCTTCTCGCTTATCATACGATTTTTTCCCTTTGGCCAATCCGATCAAGACTTTCGCATAGCCATTTCGGATATAGACTTTCAAAGGAACAATCGTGATTCCGGTATTTTTTGTTTCATTCAATAAACGCGCAATTTGCTTTTTATGCAATAACAACTTTCTAGTTCTTAGTGGATCATGATTAAAGATATTCCCTTGTTCATAAGGGCTGACATGGACATTATGCAAAAAAGCTTCGCCGTTTCTCACACGAACAAATCCATCTTTTAAGTTGATACGACTATTGCGAATAGATTTGATCTCTGTACCTTGTAAAACCATTCCTGCTTCCATTGTGTCGATGATCGAATAATCATGGCGAGCTTTTTTATTTTGCGCAATCAGTTTTCCCTCGCCTTTTGGCATTGGACATTCCCCCAATTCATTTCCATTTTTTATTTATTTTTTCTTTTTCTTCTTGGTGACGCCTTTGTAAAAAGGTTTTTTCCCTTTTTTCCCATTTTCTTTTTTTGGACCATATTTACTATCGGCTTTTTTCGGACGTTTTTTCTTGTCCGTTTGCCGTCCATTTGAATGTTTTGAAGAACCTCTATT from Enterococcus mundtii includes the following:
- the atpE gene encoding ATP synthase F0 subunit C is translated as MNYIAAAIAILGAAIGAGYGNGQVISKTIESMARQPEMSGQLRTTMFIGVALVEAVPILGVVIALILVFGV
- the atpB gene encoding F0F1 ATP synthase subunit A, giving the protein MDERSLTFHIGPVWFDGTVCLMVLLTCLIVFFLVYFFTRNLKMKPTGKQNALEWVIDFTRGIVTDNVPRKELNNFHLLAFTLFLFVFVANNIGLVTKIVLPSETTLWKSPTADPFVTLTLAFIMITLTHLFGVKKLGFKGYFVNSFLKPYSFMFPMKVIEEFTNLLTLALRLYGNIYAGEVLLTLIAKMMTSLGWFSLPLAIPLEMVWIAFSLFIGSIQAFVFVTLSMVYMSHKIEVEE
- the smpB gene encoding SsrA-binding protein SmpB — protein: MPKGEGKLIAQNKKARHDYSIIDTMEAGMVLQGTEIKSIRNSRINLKDGFVRVRNGEAFLHNVHVSPYEQGNIFNHDPLRTRKLLLHKKQIARLLNETKNTGITIVPLKVYIRNGYAKVLIGLAKGKKSYDKREDLKRKDVDRQIDRTLKNFSR